In Triticum urartu cultivar G1812 chromosome 6, Tu2.1, whole genome shotgun sequence, the following proteins share a genomic window:
- the LOC125516642 gene encoding F-box protein At2g23160-like codes for MEEAEKGEIFEWNTKPSSMEEMENGEIFEWNTKTSSMEEAEKGEIFERNTKPRLDDHPQATVAGAASLLNVDLILEILSRLPARSVHRFRCVSVLGRDLIADPTNCKKLPQTLAGFLYTSFYSSGYRHHFTGFSNGASPFVPSLPYLHPNKDEGITQVDACNDLLLYSRYNSRDDYHFVVCNPATGRWVELPPQPQTQEPMHGFNHTAGLAFDPVEPGVRGNGIVEKATLFRSECVFVGSMLYIMGNLEDINSEYVLVGVDMEGKGYLHYAIAPVNNNNELLVSEIALWCLKDCDSNQWVQKHTASIDELMSMTGQKYRVVGIHPDCDTIFLAQCGEPLADADG; via the exons ATGGAGGAGGCGGAGAAGGGGGAGATCTTCGAGTGGAACACCAAGCCGAGCTCCATGGAGGAGATGGAGAATGGGGAGATCTTCGAGTGGAACACCAAGACGAGCTCCATGGAGGAGGCGGAGAAGGGGGAGATCTTCGAGAGGAACACCAAGCCGAGGTTGGATGACCATCCACAGGCAACGGTAGCGGGGGCTGCCAGCCTTTTGAACGTCGACCTCATCCTGGAGATCCTTTCCCGCCTCCCAGCCAGATCCGTCCACCGCTTCAGGTGCGTCTCGGTGCTCGGGCGCGACCTCATCGCCGACCCCACCAACTGCAAGAAGCTACCCCAGACCCTTGCCGGCTTCCTCTACACGTCCTTCTACAGCAGCGGGTATCGCCACCACTTCACTGGCTTCTCCAACGGCGCATCCCCCTTCGTCCCTTCCCTCCCTTACCTGCATCCTAACAAGGATGAGGGCATCACCCAGGTGGACGCCTGCAACGACCTCCTTCTCTACAGCCGCTACAACAGCAGGGATGATTACCATTTTGTTGTGTGCAATCCCGCCACCGGGAGGTGGGTGGAGTTGCCACCTCAACCTCAAACGCAGGAGCCGATGCACGGATTTAACCATACCGCGGGCTTGGCTTTCGATCCAGTA GAGCCTGGAGTTAGAGGCAATGGGATAGTTGAGAAAGCTACCCTGTTCAGGAGTGAATGTGTCTTTGTGGGCAGTATGTTGTACATCATGGGTAACCTGGAGGACATCAACAGCGAGTATGTGCTGGTGGGGGTGGACATGGAGGGGAAA GGGTACTTACACTATGCTATAGCTCCTGTCAATAATAACAATGAACTCCTAGTTTCTGAGATAGCACTCTGGTGCCTCAAGGATTGTGACAGTAATCAATGGGTCCAGAAGCATACTGCCAGCATCGATGAGCTTATGAGCATGACTGGACAGA